In Zingiber officinale cultivar Zhangliang chromosome 1A, Zo_v1.1, whole genome shotgun sequence, the DNA window TGCGATTTCCAAGAGGGAGAATCAGTAGTCTATGCTTTCTTTTTCTTgcctaattttttgttaatattCTGATGTATTTCTCTAACATTACAATATCTCAGTCTGAttatttgagaaaaatttctGTAAAATTGCTGTCAATGGAGAGCAAGTCTCAACATCCTGAAGGACCTGGACAAATCAACCCATCCATTAACCAGAATCCTGCAGATCCAGGTATGAGAAATTTTCACTTTCATCCAAGACTGATGTCCATGTGGATGTGAATAATTTTTGATGGAAATCATAGATCATATTTGTTTCTATTTCtacaaattcaaattttaaaattgaaattgatttccTTTTTTGCATTAGGATATCATTAATGTTTTATTTACCTGATATGGTACAGAAGGCTATTATGGCTAGATCTCAATGCTTTGGTGTTCTAGATTATGTGTAGAATTTGTAACCTGATAGTGGATCATTTAAGGCTTCTGAGTTTTCCTTTATTTTCATATTATTGGATTGGCGAAGGGAACCTTTGCCTGATTTAATCCATTGTGATGGAAATGCTTAGTCTACTCGACTAAACAGGACCTGATCCGAATAAACTTTCACACAGTTGCAACCATATGTACTGAATGACACCTATTGAAACTGCTTGGCAGTGATTTATGCTACTTCCCGGAACACCCTAACAGTCCTGGCACTGAACTACTTACTCAGTAGGGACACTTAGCTGGAACATCCCTGCTATTAGGATAGATAATTAGGACACTCATCATTACAATGAATTGACATTCTGGTGATTCGCTTATAACAATTCTGATTTGTACTGTGTTGTTGACTTCTGTACGGTTTTTAGATAGTGGGCTCTTCTGTGCATGTACCTAGATATTAACCTTAGTGGTCTGGCGAGTGCAATTGTTGGTTAGTTGCTGACCTTGGGCATCTCTCATTTTTACAGCAACACTGGATTCAATAGCACCAACAGGACATGTTGCAGTTGCTGATTTGCAGGAGGGGATCTACCAACAGGTTTGTAACAAATGCAATTTCACTTTTTTCTTCTGTTGCCATCCTTTTGCTCTTTAACTTATCCATTATCATTGAGTTCATTTGTTATAGTTTGCTTATTTAAAGTTGAAGTTGTCTACTtagttctatttttattttcttttttcttttcattttattttcaaaacGATTTGATTGTCAAATTTTAAGAGAAAAGTCATTGGCATAGCCAAGTTTATGCACCTGGAAGTTGCAAAATAGTTGTGGTATCTTTATTAATCAAGCTATATGGAGCATGGATGATTCAAAATGATCCATGACCTTGTGCTCCTGGAAATACATTGTTAGGTAGTTTAAATTAGTCTTTCTCAAAATTTGTACTTACTCTCATACTATTGATTATGTAGATATGTTACATATTTACACTTAAATCTTTCAGAAGGCTTTAAAATATGCTTACTTTCAAATTCACTTATGCTATATAAATTATGTTTTCAATACTTCAAGTGATCTAATAGTTTGTCACATGAATTCTTGATGGCAAAATGATAGCCTCCATGGGTTACTGCAGTTGGTATTTGTATGAGTGTTTGCTCCAATAGGTCTTGGGTCAATTCCCAGCGGTGCAAAATATCTTATTGGGTGCTTAACCTCTCTCATGCAACTAGAGCAAAAGGACCCTTGTGATTTACCTGTTTGTATCTTGTCGTGGGGCCGGCGATACTGGGCGCTTGGGTTGAGCAATATCACCTTTTGCTCCAATGAAggcaaaattttatatttttgtgatggtagtatttgtatattttttaaaattacataACTATTTGGGTTTTGCTACATAAATTACCATCGGCTGGCAAGTGTATAACGAGCCATTGCgtttattttgtctcttttatgtgCATATGGCTTTGAGATAATTGAACAAGTTGAATGGATTAGGCTACATTTTGGACTCTTACTAGCTGGAAGTGCTTTTGATCGTCATTGCTGACGTTGTACAGTAGGTAGTGCTGAATGACATCATTGCATCCATTTTATTGTTGGTTGTCGTCACTACTTCCATCATAGTGATGAGATTGGCTTTTTCAACAGAGCCTATGAAGGGAGGTAGTGTAGATGTAGAAGCTGTTGCTGATagtgtttttgttttttgtttttcgaaccaTGTCGTATTTATTTTTTGGTAAAATTTGCAAAGGTTTGAATGTTGAGCAGAGTAGATAAACGGAAAGAACACTGTGCCGAAGTTTTTTGGCCAATAAATTGTTTCAGTGAAGGTTTTTCTGGACAAAGTATATTCTTAAGGATCCTAATCAGGATCCCAGCGCCACAAACTTCCTTGAATAGAAGCTCGTCATTGTTTAAGTTATTTTTCAAGTGTTTTTGAAGGAGTCGATTCTTTGTCTGAGTGAAAAGGATATTCTTCAAACGGAAGTAATGGGATATTAAGTCCTTGTACATCAAGTTTTATTAAATGTTTGGCTAGTTCGGTTTGTAAGTCTCTTCATTCAGGAGGAGAACTATCAAAAGTACATAAGACTAGAGCTTCTTTTTCTTCAAGTATGTGTTGCACAATTCTCCCAACTCCCAAGTAGTTTAGGAAAAGTTTATATGGCGTCCAAATCTTGAACCCAAAGTTGTAGAAGTTCATAGTTCATTAAAGTAAAGGGAGTAATAAGTCTTCCTCTATAGTTCTTCTTTTTAAATTGCGCATACTAGATATTAACTTTTCTGAAAAAGTAATTGACATCTGCAGCCCAAATCTGTCAAGTCTGGTTTAGAACATTGAGGGAAAGCCGTGGTACAAGTAATTTTGTAAGTATATTCTTCCCCGTAAGTAATAGTGATTCCTGGTGTAGCTTTTTGATGGAACCAATTAAGTGCTTCTTCCAGTTCTAGGAAGTGTTGAAAAGTATTAGTATCACCCAAACTTTGGATGTAAGTACGTATATCTTTTGGCAAATTGGCTTGAAGTATTTCAAGTGATTGATAAGTTATTAGTTTTTGTGGAACTGCTAATAAATCAGTATCAAGTCTGGCAGGAGTGGAAAGTGTTGCTCTTGTAAGTAAGACGtctcttcttgttcttttccatcAGTCTATAGTAGTGGGCTGATTATAAAGTTTGGGTCCAAAGTAGTTCTCAGTAAGTCATAAGCTTCATCTACTGAGTAGATGCCGTTATATGAAGGCTTATTTTCTTCAGGTAACAGTACCTTGACTTTGTCCTAGTTGGCATATAGTGCAGCATAAGAACCTGAAAGAATAGCATAACAGGACAGAGGTTTTTGCAAGATTgtcaaaaaataatttgaaaggaCATTAGTAATAGCTATTTTCTTATTAGCTATTCCTAGAGAAGTAGGTATATTCCAGACATTGTCAATCAGACATTGTTGTACTGGATCAAATTGTGTTCTGATAGAGAACCGACAAGTATCTTCTTTTCCGGAGTACTAAGGAAGTTTATGTATATCaaatttcatagttttaatatCATAAGTACGGACTTTCTTTTGTTTATCCATCCTAAAAAAAACAGTCAAGTTATCAAACGGGATAAAGTATTAGCTAAGAAATTATTAGTTCCTTTGATATGTTCCCATCTAATTCTTAATCCTTTATTAAGAATAGTATCTGTAAATTTGATTCATCGTTTGGTTCCAAGTCCTTTTCGAGCATCTTTAGGTTGTTGGGTATATTTTACTATAACTTCACAGTCTGTTCTAAGTGTAAACTCAGGTTTACTACAATGAATAGCATAAAAGCTCCTATAGAGGAAATGACGGCTAGAATTTCATAGTCCAAAGAAGTAAGATGatccttttttttatatttgcttgAAGCATATCTACAAAGAGCTTCTGAAGTTTTTGGGTCATACTTAGAAGGTTTGCTAAATAATGCTCCACCCCATCCGGTTTCACAACCATCAGTTTCTATAACTATATATATAGGTAAGTGTTGGACCATATTTTTGATTTGTTTTCTCTAGATCTACATCTTGTTAGTTAAAATATCTCTGCCCTGAGGTTTTATTATATAAAGGGCCACTGGTTTTACCAATATCGTTTAAATAGGATTTGACATAATTAAGTAATCCTAAAAAGGATCTAAGTATTTTAATATCTTCCATTTTATTTGGAAAAGTTAAGAATTTGCTCGTTATGTGAGCTTGGAGTGTTATTTTTCCTTGTCCAATAATGCTTCATAAGAATTGTATGACtgttaatttcattttctttctgGAAACAATTAGGTcatgtttttcaaataagttAAAAACTCTGTGTAAATGAGCATATTGTTCTTTTGTTTTAGAGAAAACTAGAACGTCAACAATATATACACAAGTAAAAGTAGTTACTTCCCTAAAAATAtcatccatttttctttgaaaaactTGGGGAGCTATTTTTAGGCTAAATGCCATAACTAGTCATTCAAAATGTCCTTCAGGACAAGAGAATGCGGTCCGAGAAATAGAGTCTGGGTGCATTTTAACTTgccaaaatttagattttatgtCAAATTTAGAATATCATTTTTATTTCTGAATTTTATTGAGTAGTTGCTCCTTATTAGGAATTTTGTATCCGTTTTCATGACAATTTTCATTAAGATGGTTGTAGTTAAACACCATTCGAGATTGTCCTCCTTTTCATTCTGCTCCTTAATTTACAATAAAAGCAGGACTTCTATGTCTAAAATCTGATCTTTTGTATAGCCTTTAGAGCCAGGAGTTGAGTAATATGCATTTTACATTCTTTAGCTTCCCAATTGGTGTATTTTAAGTCTCGTGCCTTAATGGTTAAGTCGGGATTGATAATATTCAATTTACaatatattttatctcttttcccAATATTTGGTAGGAGTTTCTCCTATGATTTCTATTTTTTCACATCTAGAGATAACTGTGTCTAGATTGTTTTGTTGGCTTAGTAAAGTATACAAGTAAGAAGGTTTGAAACAATCCTGATAATAAGTATCGGTGTCTGAGTTAAGATTCCTAAAATACTGAGTAACTAGATCGTCTAGTTCTTCGGGGCTGTTATCGCCAAGTATATTTAGTTTTCCTGTAACGAAATATTAACGGTGGGTTTTATTTTACAATTATTGGGTATAGAGCAAGGACAAGAATTGGAAGAAGTAGGATTGTAGGTTTCAGTAGGAGGGGTGTCACCACGCTTACCAGCGCGAATCTTTGATGGGTAAGCTGACAGAATAGGCGAAATAATAAGGGTGGAAAGAAAAACAACATAATCCTTGGTTAGTAAGAGGGCTCGATCCGGCGAAATAAGAAAATTAAGACCAAGAATGAGAGAAATGGACTTACAGGCATAGGGCGAGTCCAAAGTTGAGAAAGAGAAAGAGGAGAACTAAAAACGCCACAATTCATATAAACCGGATATAGAcattttttacaaatttatgGCAACTTAATTCTGAACTGTCAAACTGTGTACTCAACAAGGGAGTATTAGTAGTTTTAATAAGAGAAGTAGGAATAAAAGAAGTGAGCAATGTTTCATCAATAGTGGATGTAGTTGCACCACTATCTAAGAAAGCGTGTAAAGTTCATGACCTTGAATGTTCAAAGGGCACTGTATTTGAATATCAATAGTCAGACTAGTATTATAAGTGTTTGGGGTTTGAATAAAAACAAATTCAGTGTTGTCAGGTTCTTCAGAAAGCATAAGGCCTTTGCCTTTATCATGAGTAATATTTTGAGTAAAAGAGGATGGAATAGGCTGAGTATAAGGCTGGGGAGTTCCTTCCATAAGCAAAGCAAGTTCAGTTTCTAATAAGTTCAAAAGGGTTTCTAAGATAGAAACTCTAGATTCCAATAAAGTATTTCTAGTACTACGTTTAACCGTATGGGTTTGAGGAATAGTAATTTGGAAGAGTCCAAGGCATAAATTGCAACATTGACGTTTACAGAGTTTACAAATACCACGATGAATAATAGAAGGATAATATCCACAAGTAAAATAAGGGAATTGCAATAGGAAGGCAACAAATATAAATGGCGATTTTTTACTAACCATACGACTATCTAGATCTGGTTGGCAGAACAAGTTTTTGTTAAATAACCCATAACACTTTTCGATGCTGATAAATGCTTTTCGTGATAAGCTGTATTTTGTTTTTTAACATTCCTTGTTCCAAATTATTTATTTCATCACCCTTTTTACTAACCTTATGACATTAGCTAGATCTTGTGGGTAAGCATTATATCTTTGTTAAATAATCCCTAATAGTTGTGAATTGTGATATATGGCTTGTTGTAATAAGTTAAGCTTGTTTTTAGCATCTTACCTGTTTCGAATTATTTATTGAATAGGGCATAGGAATGGGAAtccatgaaaaatcaaatactccATCCAGATTTACTTTCTTTAAATTGGCATTCTAAAGTCCTATCATATACTTGCTATTTACATAATTACTTTGTGTTTCCACTCATGGCATTGCTATGCCTGATGTACACAAACCTACACGGCTATGCATGCTTCCATTACAGTATCAGCATAAATCAAGCTTACTGATAAAATTATATATTCATTGATTGAAGGTAAGCAATATATTCTTCATTTGTGGCAGATTAGGTCCCTGGAAGATCTCTACTTGGCTGACCTGAATGACTAACATGCAAGAAGGCTAAGCCAAATGTTATGCTACTTAACTATTACGTTTGTATAAGGATTCCTTTCGAAGAACTGGGTTTGTTTTGTCTCAATCTGTTAATTTGTGAAATTTCATCAACGAAGTAGCAGATGCTTATTACTAAAATTATGTATTAATCTTAAACACTCTAAATTAAACCACTGCCACAATCAATTGGTCATTTGAGGTGTTGCAATTTTAAACAATTTAAGAGTTAGAAAGGTGTTGCGTGTTTCTACGGTTTCAAATCTTGCTTTG includes these proteins:
- the LOC122037322 gene encoding mediator of RNA polymerase II transcription subunit 15a-like isoform X1, with translation MLTLKRHLPISAPEGLNELQKIAFRFEDKIYTAAANQSDYLRKISVKLLSMESKSQHPEGPGQINPSINQNPADPATLDSIAPTGHVAVADLQEGIYQQIRSLEDLYLADLND
- the LOC122037322 gene encoding uncharacterized protein LOC122037322 isoform X3, with product MGAPVTGGVNSSPRRAPKNREQDSDYLRKISVKLLSMESKSQHPEGPGQINPSINQNPADPATLDSIAPTGHVAVADLQEGIYQQIRSLEDLYLADLND
- the LOC122037322 gene encoding mediator of RNA polymerase II transcription subunit 15a-like isoform X2; this translates as MLTLKRHLPISAPEGLNELQKIAFRFEDKIYTAAANQSDYLRKISVKLLSMESKSQHPEGPGQINPSINQNPADPATLDSIAPTGHVAVADLQEGIYQQLVFV